Below is a genomic region from Thermochromatium tepidum ATCC 43061.
GCATCCTCGACATCGAGTGAACCGAAGAACCTGCTCCCGCCGACCTCGTCCACGTCGATCGGCTTCTGGAGTGTGTCTCGTCCCAGCGTGCTCATGGATGAGAGCGTCTGGAGAGAAGTGAGTCGATATGGGCCAAAATCGCTTCGGCGCTCGCCGGTTTGACGACGTACCCCTTAGCACCTTGAAGTTGCGCCCACATCTTATCTGCCTTTTGATTTTTGCTGCTGACGACCACTACGGGGACATGCGTGGTCTTGGGATCCTCTCGCAGTGAACGCATGGCGTGATAACCGTCCCCGTCCTCCATGACAATGTCCATGAAGACCAGATCCGGCGGGTCGCGGCGAGCCATGTCCACGGCTTCATGCCCGGAAGCGGCCACTAACACCGAGTGCCCCGCCTTTTGGAGCAGATCACGTAGATAATCACGATCGGTCGCAGAATCCTCGACAACCAACACTTTAGCCATTCCTAAGTCCTCGCTTGAATTCTCAAGACAGGAAGCGCCGTAGCGTCTGCTCCAAGCCGTCCATCGTTAGTGGTTTAGTGAGATAGGCATCGGCCGAGGCGAGTGCCCCTTTGAGCTTGTCGATCCTGGACGATTTGCTGGTCAAAATCACTACAGGTGATTTTATACGAAAATCGCGTTTCAAATGGCGTGCAACGTCATAACCGCTGATACCGGGTAGCATTACATCGAGAAAGATCAGATCATAGCTCTGCTGGCCTGCCTTCATCAGACCCTCTTCACCACTCACAGCGAAATCGACCACATATCCCTTCTTGGTGAGCTTCAATTCAATCAACTTGCGCACTGACTCGCTGTCATCTACGACTAGGATGCGCTTGCGCGAACCGGAAAACAATGGGGGAATTGGTTTAGAAATTGTATCGGACTTGGTCAGGATTACGTTATCGTGGATGACGAGATCCGGCGTGAAATTGTAGACTTCGCTCACCAGATCGTCGAGCGTCTTGAGGATACGGCTGGCAAGGATTGGTCTTTTGAAGAAGATCTGCTTTCGTCCGTTATAAAACTCCGCAGAAGTCTCTGAGATTCCAATTCGAATCACTGGTAAGTCATGGTCGCCAAGGTCCTGACACAGGGCTGCCCACTCCCGCGCGCCGGCGGCGAGATCCTCGTTCACCATGTAGAGATGCGGGCGCCCCTGGCCTTGTTCCCAGAGTTGATAACGTTGGGGACGGATCTGCGACAAACTAAACGCCCGACCAAGCACCTTGCGTTCATTATCGGAAAAGCCACACAAGGCCACTATGAACGTTCTACTTGTCACATCCCGGCCGCTCATGGGGTCTTCGATGAAACAACTCGAGGTTGGAATTGAACCATTGTTTCAGGGCCTGGAAAGGAGATTTGCCACCCAAGGCCATGGCTTTGAAGGTCATGATTTGTAACCGGACGAAGGCTTTTCATTCCGTGCTCTCAGTCGGCTATCACCGTGGTCGTGCGACCTGCAGGTTTCAGGTTAGCCCCAGACAATCCAGGGCATGGGCTAGATCACTTTTGCCTTCAAAGGCACATAGCCCAGATGGATCAAACCATGAGCATTCCCGAGCCACTGCAACACATTCGGGCCGCACTAAACGCGACGGCGCTCGTTTACATCGCCACCGGGCGGCTCATGTCATCGTTTTGTACTCGGCTTTCCTGAAATTCCCAGATCTTTAAATATACATACTAAGATAAAAAATGGTTACCAGATTTAGAAATGCTAGAACTGCATCACAGATTCAGAAAATTCATCAAGTGGATGTTCACAGTGGAACATTCTCGACCCTCGCCCGTCGCGGGAGACCAGCTGTATTCTCAGATCAATTGGTGGCTATCGCCCGCAAGCGCACCAGGAGCGCACCCCTGGCATCCAGCAGGAGCAGATGCCCGTCCTCGATCCGATAGGCACTGACCCGCCCGAGCAGCCCGGCATAGGTCCGCGCCTGCTCGGCCCGGCCATCGGTGGCGGTACAGGCCATCTGGGTGGTGGCGATCGGCCCGAATGACAGCGAGGACGGCGTGCGCATAAAGCCGCTCAGATAGCGATTACAGCCGTCCGAGCCGCTGATCCGACCGCGCGGGTCGAAGCTCAGGTCGATCCTGGTGCCGGGAAGCGGGGGGCTCAGGATCCCCGGGGTCGCGGCCAGGGCCTCGACCACCCAGGTGCGTCCTTCTAGCGCCTGGGTCGGGTCCTCTGTTACACCCGTGGTCGCGCCGATCCGGGTGAAGCTCAGCACGGTCTCGCCCCGATCATCGGTCAGTTCCAGACGATCCACCCCCTGGCGGTAACCTGTTACCCTTTGGAGCGCCTTGAAGATCACCGTTTCCTGCTTCATCAAGGGCTCGGGACAGGCCATGCGGGTCGCGGCCAGGCCATCGCCGAGACGCAAGGTGTCACCCTCAACCGCATAGCCACCTTGAACCCGATTGCAGCCGGTGCTGCCCGAGAACCGACCGGCCTCGAAGCGAAACTCGGTCGGGCGCGAGCGGGGCGTGACACTGATGATTGGACCTGATTCGTCTCGGTAGGCCGTTAGACGCCAATCGATGCCCTCGAATGGAACCTGAGCCTGCGCCTCCTCGGGATTGGGTTCCCGCTGGTCAGAGGTAGATGGGGCGGGTGCGGACGCGGGGGCCTCGGTCTGGGCCTGAAGCGTCCCTGTCAACATCAACAGCAATCCACAGACCACGAGTGTACGTAAGGGGACAGACATGTTTAGGCTTCCGCATTTTGGCATTGCGACAAAATCTCGGTCCAGGTCTCGGGCAGCGACCCTATATAATCCCGGATTCTCTATGCCCTAAACGACATAGGCAAGAGGCGCGCCGGCCAGGGGCTGTTGTTCAATCGAGAGATGGCGAGAAACTCGTCGAGGCGATCCGAATGCAATTCATCGACCTAAAGACCCAGTACGCACGCATCGAACCTGAGCTGAAGGTCCGCATCCAGGCGGTGCTCGAACATGGTCAGTTCATCCTGGGACCAGAGGTCCAGGAACTGGAGGCGCGTCTGGCCGAGTTCGTCGGGGTGCGTCACTGTATCGGGATGTCGAGCGGCACAGATGCGCTGCTTGCAGCCATGATGGCGCTCGAGATCGGTCGCGGCGATGAGGTCATCACCACGCCTTTCACCTTCATCGCCACCGCCGAGACGATCGCCCTCTTGGGTGCGCGTCCGGTGTTTGTCGACATCGATCCAGTCACCTACAACCTCGACCCGGCCAAGATCGAGGCGGCCATCACCGGGCGCACCCGCGCCATCCTACCGGTCTCGCTCTATGGTCAGTGCGCCGACATGGACGCCATCAATGCCATCGCGGCTCGTCATCGGCTGCCGGTGATCGAGGACGCGGCCCAGAGCTTTGGCGCTAGCTACCGCGGTCGCCGCTCCTGCGCCCTGTCACGGATTGGCTGCACCTCGTTTTTCCCGGCCAAGCCGCTCGGCGCCTATGGCGACGCCGGCGCCTGTTTCACTGACGACGACGCACTCGCCCAGGCCCTGCGTGAGATCCGCAATCATGGTCAGGATCGGCGCTATCACCATCTGCGTTTGGGGCTAAACGCGCGTCTGGACACCCTGCAGGCGGCCATCCTGCTTGCCAAGATGGAGATCTTTCCCGAGGAGGTCGAGTCCCGCGCCCGTATCGGCGCGCGCTATACCGAACTGTTCCAGGCGCGCGGCGCGCTCGGCACGGATGTCGGCGGCGCCCCGGTGCTCACGCCCTATGTCCATCCGCACAATCTTTCGGTCTATGCCCAATACACCCTCCAGGTTGAAGATCGTGAGGCGGTCGCCGCCAAGCTCGGCGAACAGGGAATACCGACGGCCGTCCATTACCCGATCCCGGTCAGCGAGCAGCCGGTGTTCCATGGCGGTCTGCTGGGCGCGGACTATCCGGTCAGTGCCGCCGTCGCTCGCCGGGTGCTGAGTCTGCCGATGCATCCCTATCTGGACGAGGCGACCCAGGAGCGGATCGTCGCCGCGGTGGCCAAGGCCGCCGGACTCTAGCCAACTGCACCGGGCGTACAGGACGCCGAACCAGACCCTGAAACCACGCCGAAGCCCCCTCGCCTTTGGAGATGCCCCAGACATGATGCCTAGGCCACCCGATTGCAGTCCATCCGCCACCGACCCCCAGGTCAGAGGCGAGCGTGTATTGCTGATCGACGACAGCCAGGCGATCAACCAGCTACTGCGCGCGCGTTGCGAGGATCTGGCCGGCGTCGAGTCCGAGAGCGCCGGTTCGCTGGCCGAGGCCAAGGCGCTCTTGGCTCAGGACCCAGGACGGTTCTTCGCGGCCGTGGTCGATCTCAATCTCCCGGATTCATCCGAGGGCGAGGCGATCGATCTGGTCCAGGCGCATGGCATCCCGGCGATCGTGCTCACGGCCCACTTCGATGAGGCGCTCCGTGAGCGCATCCTGGCCAAGGAGGTGATCGATTGTCTGCTCAAGACCAGCCCGCACGAGATCGACCATGTGGCGAGCCTGGTGCGGCGCATCCATCGCAATCAGAACGTCAAGGTGCTGGCGGTCGATGATTCGCGCGCCTTTCTCAGCTATCTGGTCAAGCTGCTGCAACTGCACCGGTTCAGGGTGTTTGGGGCCGAAACTGGACGCAAGGCGCTGGAGATCCTGAACGCGGAGCCTGGGATCGATCTGGTCATCACAGATTACAATATGCCCGAGATGGATGGGATTGCGCTCATCACCGCGCTGCGTCAGCAGCGTCCACGCTCGGATCTCGCCATCATCGGTCTGTCCGAGGTGGGCGCTGCGACACTCCCGGTACGGCTGCTCAAGAGCGGCGCCAACGACTTTCTCCCTAAGCCGTTCTTGGTCGAGGAGTTTTATTGTCGTGTCATCCAGAACATCGAGCAGATCGAGCTGGTGCGCGCCATCCGCGAGTCTGCAGTCCGCGACTCGCTCACCGGACTCTACAACCGCCGCTATTTCTTCGAGAT
It encodes:
- a CDS encoding response regulator, translated to MAKVLVVEDSATDRDYLRDLLQKAGHSVLVAASGHEAVDMARRDPPDLVFMDIVMEDGDGYHAMRSLREDPKTTHVPVVVVSSKNQKADKMWAQLQGAKGYVVKPASAEAILAHIDSLLSRRSHP
- a CDS encoding response regulator, translated to MSGRDVTSRTFIVALCGFSDNERKVLGRAFSLSQIRPQRYQLWEQGQGRPHLYMVNEDLAAGAREWAALCQDLGDHDLPVIRIGISETSAEFYNGRKQIFFKRPILASRILKTLDDLVSEVYNFTPDLVIHDNVILTKSDTISKPIPPLFSGSRKRILVVDDSESVRKLIELKLTKKGYVVDFAVSGEEGLMKAGQQSYDLIFLDVMLPGISGYDVARHLKRDFRIKSPVVILTSKSSRIDKLKGALASADAYLTKPLTMDGLEQTLRRFLS
- a CDS encoding META domain-containing protein, whose protein sequence is MSVPLRTLVVCGLLLMLTGTLQAQTEAPASAPAPSTSDQREPNPEEAQAQVPFEGIDWRLTAYRDESGPIISVTPRSRPTEFRFEAGRFSGSTGCNRVQGGYAVEGDTLRLGDGLAATRMACPEPLMKQETVIFKALQRVTGYRQGVDRLELTDDRGETVLSFTRIGATTGVTEDPTQALEGRTWVVEALAATPGILSPPLPGTRIDLSFDPRGRISGSDGCNRYLSGFMRTPSSLSFGPIATTQMACTATDGRAEQARTYAGLLGRVSAYRIEDGHLLLLDARGALLVRLRAIATN
- a CDS encoding DegT/DnrJ/EryC1/StrS family aminotransferase; translated protein: MQFIDLKTQYARIEPELKVRIQAVLEHGQFILGPEVQELEARLAEFVGVRHCIGMSSGTDALLAAMMALEIGRGDEVITTPFTFIATAETIALLGARPVFVDIDPVTYNLDPAKIEAAITGRTRAILPVSLYGQCADMDAINAIAARHRLPVIEDAAQSFGASYRGRRSCALSRIGCTSFFPAKPLGAYGDAGACFTDDDALAQALREIRNHGQDRRYHHLRLGLNARLDTLQAAILLAKMEIFPEEVESRARIGARYTELFQARGALGTDVGGAPVLTPYVHPHNLSVYAQYTLQVEDREAVAAKLGEQGIPTAVHYPIPVSEQPVFHGGLLGADYPVSAAVARRVLSLPMHPYLDEATQERIVAAVAKAAGL
- a CDS encoding GGDEF domain-containing response regulator, which translates into the protein MMPRPPDCSPSATDPQVRGERVLLIDDSQAINQLLRARCEDLAGVESESAGSLAEAKALLAQDPGRFFAAVVDLNLPDSSEGEAIDLVQAHGIPAIVLTAHFDEALRERILAKEVIDCLLKTSPHEIDHVASLVRRIHRNQNVKVLAVDDSRAFLSYLVKLLQLHRFRVFGAETGRKALEILNAEPGIDLVITDYNMPEMDGIALITALRQQRPRSDLAIIGLSEVGAATLPVRLLKSGANDFLPKPFLVEEFYCRVIQNIEQIELVRAIRESAVRDSLTGLYNRRYFFEMAEKLHATAQRRQITLAAVMLDIDHFKRVNDTYGHLAGDRVIRSVANTLACGIRQVDLLGRYGGEEFCILLTGFDRDHLAVVLERLRSAVESTPIAHEGRSISVTISLGATLVLTEGVQSMLDRADACLYRAKHEGRNRFVIETAE